From the genome of Alkalimarinus coralli:
TGCCATTTCACTCACGTTAATCGCTTGGTCTATATTGTCATCTATCCAGGCTAACAGGTTTGAGTAGCGACGGTCTGACTTGCTTTGGAGTTCGAGAAGGTTGCTGAATTGAGATTGGTTGCCGGGGCGGTGAGCATAAACAACCAACCGTTGGGCGACGCGGGCCATCAAGGTGTTGCCAAGGTCTTGTCGGAGCATTTCCAGTGCCATATCCAGCCCGGTCGTGACGCCAGCCGAAGTCCAAAGTTTATCGTCAATAACATAGAGCGATTCTGCTAGTACATTCACCTTGGGTTGCATTGCTTTCAGAAACTGCGTGGCTGCCCAATGGGTTGTGCAAGACTTGCCTTCCAGCAGGTTTGCTGCTGCGAGTATAAACGCGCCAGTACAGATTGAGCCAAATCGGCCAGCCTGGCCAGACGCTTTTTTTAACCAAGCCAATGTACTTGAATCCTTAGCTGCGGCCATTAAGGCTGGTTGGTCTCCCCCTACAACTAGAATGGTGGTTGATGTGCCAACAGCTACTTGATCGACAGCTATAGTCTGAATCGCAATTGATGAACCGCTTTCAATCAAACCTCCCCTTACTGAGGCCACCGTCACCTCATATGGCTCACCCTTATGCAGCTCATTGGCATTCGAGAAAACAGATGCAGGCCCTGATAGGTCTAAAAGCTCAAAACCCGGGAAAACGAGGAAGACAATACTAGAACACTTCATTTGGCAGATAATAGTCGTTTTATGTCATTTATGCCAACGACAGGAGTGAATACAATTTAGTCAACTCACAACACTGATATATACCAAGGAGAACCTGATGCAAGTTGCTATTGTTCTGTATCCGGGAGTTACTGCACTGGATGCGCTGGGCCCTTACGAGGTTTTAAAGCTTGTACCTGATGTTGAGATTTGTTTTGTAGGTAACCTGCCACAACCGGTTGTGGCTGATGGCGGGGCACTGGTAATTGGTTGCACCCACGCCTTTGAAGAGGTTCCAAGCCCGGATATTGTGCTGGTGCCGGGCTCAACAGCAAATACCGCCACAGCAATGGCAGATCAGGCGCTGATCACGTGGCTTAAACAAGTTCATCAAACCAGCCAGTTAACCTTATCGGTTTGTTCTGGCGCTTTGATTTTAGCCGCCGCTGGAATTTTAGATGGGCATAAAGCAACCACTCACTGGATCGCGCAAGATGGCTTGAAAGCCTTTGGCGCTATTCCACAAAAAGATGAACGAATTGTCAGGTCAGGAAAAATTATTACGGCTGCCGGTGTCTCTTCGGGTATTGATTTGGCGTTGAGTGTAGTTAAGGATTTGTGTGGTCAGAAACATGCTGAAACGGTGCAGTTGCTTATTGAGTATGACCCTGCCCCGCCTGTTGATTCCGGCCACCCTTCCAAGGCAACGGCGGCGGTACTGAAGGCCGCGAAGATTCAGCTGGTGCGTGATGGAAAGAATATTCGTGATGTTGTTTCAGTTCCGAGCATTATCTGGCAAACGATATTGGAGAGAGTCAGGAATAGAAATAGCAGTAAATGGAGGTTATTTGGATAAATGGAGTCAGTGTTTTTACTCTTTTGGGGGAATCTGTCGATAGCCGTCGAAAGGCATAGAGCGATATTTGGATATTGCGCTATATGCGATAGATAGACTGCATATTAAAAAGCACCTCGCGATTCGCTTGGTGCTTTTTTCGTTTTAGGGTTAGCCCTTTTTATCCCTCTTAGACGGGCTATAACAGGCGCAAACTAATAAATAGGGTCGTCACCCGGCTTTCTGGTTTTAAAGCGCTTATGGAGCCACAGGTACTGGTCTGGGTGGCGTCTTATTTCTGCTTCCAGATAGGCGTTCCATTCCTGAGCATCTTTTGCGTCATCTTTGCCAAAGTTTTCCAGTATGGGTGAAAAGGCAATTTCGTACTTCCCGTTTGGCAGACGGAACTGACTGACCACTAGAACCGAAGCATCTGTTTCTCTCGCTATCCAGCTGGGGGCACTGATGCACGCGGTGTTGACGCCAAAGAAATCAACAAATTCGGTGCTGTGTCTACCAAAGTCCTGGTCAGCTGCATACCATACGCTGCCACCTTCTTTTATGTATTTGATCATGCCTCTAAGATTGCGTTTGCTAAAGCCTTGAATGTCGCAGTGGCGTCTTCTTCCCTTCTCGATCATTCGATCAATGACCGGGTTGTCATTGGGGCGATACATATAGCCGGGCTTGTGTAGCTGAGAGCCGATCAGCGGAAGTGCCAAGTCAAATATAGTGAAGTGGCCACTCAATAGCAGTATGCCTTTGCCCCGCTTCTGAGCTTCCAATAGGTGCTCATGGCCGATGATGGTTAAGTTATCAACCATGGGTTGCACGTCTCTCCACCAGACATGAGTGGTTTCCATGAATCCTTTGCTGCATGAGATGAAGGTATCTTCAATCAGGCGTGCCTGCTCTTCATCACTAAGTTCTGGAAAGCAGGCTGCAATATTTTTCCTGGTAACTTTTGCTCGGCTTTTTAATTTTTTATGCAGTAATTTTCCCAGTTTTTCGCCCAGTGACAGCTTAGTACTTAAGGGCAATAGAGAAATGCAGAATAGGATAAAAACAACAATCCATGTTGGCCATAGAGCAGGGTGCCAGACGGGACGGAATTTGTTCTTTTTGGCCATATGACGCTTACCTGAGGGGGACTCTTTAAAAATAGTTTTGTCATCCTCGCCCACCCCAGGGTGCTCTCTTGCTGCGCAATTCACCTTGTGCGCGAGGATGACAACCTAAACAAACGCTTATGAAGATAAAAGCGAGATATCCGCAGCGCTTAAGAACAGCGATCTAAGCTGATTCAACAATGCCAGGCGATTGTTTTTCACTGCTTCGTCATCAGCCATTACCATGACATCGTCAAAGAAACGGTCAATGCTGGGTCTTAATGACGCGAGTGATTGCAATGCTTCGCCGTAGTTCCCTGCGGTGAATAGTGGGCTCACCTTCTCCGCTTGTTCAGCAATCGCCGCTGCCAACTCTTTCTCAGCATCAAGCTCTAACAAGTCGTTGTTTAGCGTTGCTGCCAAGTCATTGGCGTGCACTTTACTGAGAATGTTGGATACGCGCTTGTTAGCGGCTGCGAGTGCGGCGGCTTCCGGTAGCTGGCGGAATTGGTTCACGGCTTTGATGCGCTGATCAAAATCCAGTGGACGGGTCGGCCTGCGGGCATGAACCGCCAGGAATACCTCGGCAGGAATACCTTCTTCTTCATACCATGCACGGAAACGGTCAAGCATGTAATCGATAACGGTATCTTTAAGCTTCTCAACAGGCGCGGCTGCTGGCAGTTCGCTGTGCTGAGCAATAGACCAGTCGATACAGTCGGCAAGATCCAGTTTGAGCTCTTTTTCGACCATAATGCGCAATATACCCAACGATGCCCTTCTTAATGCGAATGGGTCTTTGGTTCCGGTTGGGGGTTGATTGATGCCAAAGATACCGACCAAAGAGTCGAGTTTATCGGCAATCGCAACTGCGCAGCCTGTTTTGGTCGAAGGGAGCTGGTCGCCCGCAAAACGAGGCATATACTGCTCGTTTAATGCGGTCGCAACTTCTTCTGGCTCACCATCGTGTTGGGCGTAATACATGCCCATAATGCCCTGAAGATCGGTAAATTCAAGCACCATTTCGGATACAAGGTCAGACTTCAATAG
Proteins encoded in this window:
- a CDS encoding lysophospholipid acyltransferase family protein, coding for MAKKNKFRPVWHPALWPTWIVVFILFCISLLPLSTKLSLGEKLGKLLHKKLKSRAKVTRKNIAACFPELSDEEQARLIEDTFISCSKGFMETTHVWWRDVQPMVDNLTIIGHEHLLEAQKRGKGILLLSGHFTIFDLALPLIGSQLHKPGYMYRPNDNPVIDRMIEKGRRRHCDIQGFSKRNLRGMIKYIKEGGSVWYAADQDFGRHSTEFVDFFGVNTACISAPSWIARETDASVLVVSQFRLPNGKYEIAFSPILENFGKDDAKDAQEWNAYLEAEIRRHPDQYLWLHKRFKTRKPGDDPIY
- a CDS encoding GlxA family transcriptional regulator, with amino-acid sequence MKCSSIVFLVFPGFELLDLSGPASVFSNANELHKGEPYEVTVASVRGGLIESGSSIAIQTIAVDQVAVGTSTTILVVGGDQPALMAAAKDSSTLAWLKKASGQAGRFGSICTGAFILAAANLLEGKSCTTHWAATQFLKAMQPKVNVLAESLYVIDDKLWTSAGVTTGLDMALEMLRQDLGNTLMARVAQRLVVYAHRPGNQSQFSNLLELQSKSDRRYSNLLAWIDDNIDQAINVSEMADYMCMTERTFYRKFTAAFNLTPSKYLEEARLNRAKLLLEQTISVKKVSEAVGFKSESAFRTRFESRFGLSPSMYRRLHKNPWCN
- a CDS encoding DJ-1/PfpI family protein encodes the protein MQVAIVLYPGVTALDALGPYEVLKLVPDVEICFVGNLPQPVVADGGALVIGCTHAFEEVPSPDIVLVPGSTANTATAMADQALITWLKQVHQTSQLTLSVCSGALILAAAGILDGHKATTHWIAQDGLKAFGAIPQKDERIVRSGKIITAAGVSSGIDLALSVVKDLCGQKHAETVQLLIEYDPAPPVDSGHPSKATAAVLKAAKIQLVRDGKNIRDVVSVPSIIWQTILERVRNRNSSKWRLFG